A part of Vibrio sp. B1FLJ16 genomic DNA contains:
- a CDS encoding iron ABC transporter permease, translating to MQSVVLEELIQQQRKSEKRRILVIGAFSALILMTFVLDIMTGPSLLDATKVLHSLFEFIGLPYQVEPSTQIIVTELRLPIAIMAIVVGGALGMGGAEMQTLLNNTMASPYTLGMAAAAGFGAAITLYMGSFGLSSYYAVPMGAFLCCMLSACFLFSLASARHISSGQLILAGIALLFLFQSLLSLVQFVSSPELSQQILFWLFGSLTKATWNTVAITSAVVLIGGLLLLKDAWKLTALRLGEERAKSVGVNITRLRLKTLFIVAVITATVTSFVGIIGFVGIVAPNMAKSMVGEDQRFFLPLSFLIGAFLLSGASVLSKIIVPGALFPIGIVTAIIGVPFFFWLILAKRG from the coding sequence GCGTCGTATTTTGGTCATTGGTGCATTCAGCGCGCTCATTCTGATGACTTTCGTTCTCGACATCATGACAGGCCCATCCCTACTTGATGCAACAAAAGTTCTCCACTCTCTGTTCGAATTTATCGGCTTGCCATACCAGGTAGAACCTTCCACTCAAATCATAGTGACGGAGCTAAGATTGCCGATTGCGATCATGGCGATTGTGGTTGGTGGTGCGCTCGGAATGGGCGGCGCAGAGATGCAAACCTTGCTCAATAACACGATGGCAAGCCCGTACACTTTAGGCATGGCGGCCGCAGCTGGCTTTGGTGCTGCTATTACTCTGTATATGGGATCATTTGGATTGAGCAGCTACTACGCTGTTCCGATGGGGGCGTTTTTATGCTGTATGTTGTCTGCCTGTTTCCTATTCTCGTTAGCGTCAGCTCGTCATATCAGCTCGGGACAGCTTATTCTGGCTGGTATTGCCCTGTTATTCTTGTTCCAGTCACTGCTTTCACTGGTTCAGTTCGTGTCTTCTCCGGAACTTAGCCAACAGATACTGTTTTGGCTGTTTGGTAGCTTAACTAAAGCAACGTGGAATACCGTCGCAATTACCTCTGCGGTTGTGCTTATTGGTGGCTTACTATTACTTAAAGACGCCTGGAAACTGACTGCGCTTCGACTCGGTGAAGAACGTGCCAAAAGTGTTGGTGTAAACATCACTCGCTTACGTCTGAAAACGTTGTTTATCGTCGCGGTTATTACTGCTACCGTAACTAGCTTTGTTGGTATCATTGGCTTTGTCGGCATCGTTGCGCCAAACATGGCGAAATCCATGGTGGGTGAAGATCAACGTTTCTTCTTACCCCTCTCCTTCCTGATTGGTGCTTTCCTTCTTTCTGGCGCATCTGTTCTGTCTAAAATCATCGTCCCAGGCGCGCTATTCCCTATTGGTATCGTTACCGCAATCATCGGCGTACCTTTCTTCTTCTGGCTAATTTTGGCGAAGCGAGGTTAA